The following nucleotide sequence is from Bacillota bacterium.
ACGGCCGTCGAGTGGAGGGAGCAGCCGGGGTAGAAAGCGAGCTTCTTCAATGCTTCTCCCTCGCCTTCGCGAAGATCTTGCGGATCTCGCCGATCCGCCGGACCCGCTCGGGGATGTACTTGAGCTTCCCCTTCTTGACCATGTTCAGCCCGAGGCCCACGTGCTCGACCAGGGCCCGGGTCTTGCCGACGTAGAGGGCGATCATCCCCAGCTCGTAGGAGCGCCCGAAGAGACGCAGGGTGTAGAGGAACGATTCGTGGAAGGCCTTGACGTGCGTATCCGGCCCCTTGGGGGCGGCGACCTCGCGCGACAGAGCGGCGATGGCCGGCGGACTGGCCGGCGCCGGCGCCGGCGCGCCCGAGCCGGCCCGAAGGGCCATCTCCCGCAGGGTGTCCATCACCTGACCAGCGTCGATCTCGTTGGGGCACCGCGCCTGGCAGGTCTTGCAACAGGTGCAGACCCACAGGCTGTTGGCCTTGAAGACCTCTTCCTTGGCTCCCAGCTGGAT
It contains:
- a CDS encoding 4Fe-4S dicluster domain-containing protein — translated: MSVALAPSVSFLREVQGASGQPISLCYQCKKCSSGCPLGFAMDLLPHEVIRLIQLGAKEEVFKANSLWVCTCCKTCQARCPNEIDAGQVMDTLREMALRAGSGAPAPAPASPPAIAALSREVAAPKGPDTHVKAFHESFLYTLRLFGRSYELGMIALYVGKTRALVEHVGLGLNMVKKGKLKYIPERVRRIGEIRKIFAKAREKH